In Deinococcus cellulosilyticus NBRC 106333 = KACC 11606, a single window of DNA contains:
- a CDS encoding DNA-processing protein DprA: MSRPVSPSTLNILTLLALPKVGQQTVKKVLQHKSLQEVHDLTAVGFLDPRLYQALSDAAVVQQAQEEANKIEENLKRLDLSAIGFDDPEYPATLKPTPDAPLVLYVRGELPGDLHWLGVVGTRSPTPHGALTAQRISRHFAEEGFGILAGLMPGCATLALQSAVEASAYSMALLPAGLDQPFAPALKQLSDQMLKQGGVLMSPFAPGTVLRNHQQALRDRMLAGLSRGLLVVQSGTDGTSLHPMRSALRLGRPVAVPALSQKDLQEQHPVTQVNRLLLSRDPQASQVLEVPQAELEQVLLLHSKDDYQVFEEAMQKP; encoded by the coding sequence ATGTCCAGGCCCGTCTCACCGTCCACCCTCAACATCCTGACGTTGCTGGCCCTGCCAAAAGTGGGCCAGCAGACCGTGAAGAAGGTTCTGCAGCACAAATCCTTGCAGGAGGTCCATGACCTGACAGCTGTGGGATTTCTGGACCCCCGGCTTTATCAGGCCCTGTCCGATGCTGCTGTGGTGCAGCAGGCACAGGAGGAAGCAAACAAAATTGAAGAAAACCTGAAACGGCTGGACCTCTCGGCCATTGGTTTTGATGACCCCGAGTATCCCGCCACCCTGAAACCCACCCCTGATGCCCCTCTGGTGCTCTATGTGAGGGGTGAATTGCCAGGAGACCTGCACTGGCTTGGTGTGGTCGGCACCCGCTCTCCGACCCCCCATGGTGCACTGACGGCCCAGCGCATTTCCAGGCATTTTGCAGAAGAGGGATTTGGGATTTTGGCAGGTCTGATGCCAGGGTGTGCCACTCTTGCCCTGCAGTCTGCTGTAGAAGCCAGCGCATACTCCATGGCTTTGCTGCCAGCGGGCCTGGATCAACCATTTGCACCAGCCCTGAAACAGCTCTCAGACCAGATGCTGAAGCAGGGTGGGGTACTGATGTCTCCATTTGCTCCAGGGACTGTGCTGCGCAACCACCAGCAGGCCCTCAGGGACCGCATGCTGGCGGGCCTTTCCAGAGGTTTGCTGGTGGTTCAGAGTGGTACAGATGGCACCAGCCTGCATCCCATGCGCTCTGCATTGCGCCTGGGCCGGCCTGTTGCGGTGCCGGCCCTGAGCCAGAAAGACCTGCAGGAACAGCATCCGGTCACACAGGTGAACCGTTTGCTTTTGTCCCGGGACCCGCAGGCCTCACAGGTGCTGGAGGTGCCCCAGGCTGAGCTGGAACAGGTGCTCTTGCTGCACAGCAAAGACGACTATCAGGTGTTCGAGGAGGCCATGCAGAAGCCTTAG
- a CDS encoding diguanylate cyclase domain-containing protein, protein MQSLLYASRNTVIYRVWDEARDQPVVVKVLTGQQRTSGLALLQREFEMTRRMEKAGFRKALDYGEYQGQPALYLEYVPGETLQDHFEHEHSLEHKLELAAGLARQLGLVHQQGIVHKDVGYHNVIVGEDGRVHLIDFGLSSPLARGRTRNTELAVMEGSFPFMSPEQTGRVNRSIDQRSDLYSLGVVLYWMFTGRLPFQADHAVEWVHLHMAVAPVPPDQLNPALPGFLSQVILKLLSKNPEDRYQSAYGVVQDLQRALSPETKDAPVGAFDRMEQHQFPQKLYGRDPDLRHLEQLLSVVRHGGSQWVQVSGDAGVGKSELLLQLQGQVIKQQGHFVAGKYSPLQQVPASGLIQAVQQLIRQLMAESDMVRSRWTLNLQQALGPLVGVMLPVVPELEWLLGPQPPVPELPFQEHENRFMDAFVRLLQGFAMQDAPLVLVLDDLQWADPLSVRVLNHLITSADTHHVLLLTAHQDTAIQNNLPVHTLLGYVQDHPLITELVLQPLDLPDVQHFLADTLNMPAEAVASLAQVVADKTAGMPFFMLEFIEALIENEVLHFDHDLGTWQWDLEKANQQHATDNTLDRLSRRVQEFPEATRQTLFWLAVLGQPVEIGHLAKLRQESADHTMQALFPALDAGLLILTGEEVRFTHDRILQQVYQQIPSNEQAALHLQLGRSFEVTPEQTDAELFQQVHHLILGLPLIEDPTERIQVAELCLQAARKARTSTAYRTAMAFLDAGLLALGDVAWTHNGKLAFDLTLEALQARFLLHDPEGAEIHFQSLVQHVKDPVDLAEVYASKIDLLTYLNRYPECVQLGIQALGLFGIQVPETGLQEASIAALRPLLGEVMKRGLPGLLTQSEMPDDPALQVQMRLLTTLVTVGYFSHPAFMMFVLVEQLKLTLQHGNSQQSVVAYYGTALMLVSSGNIDLAWGMMQVSLALAERYGHPFFLSRAKQVFGTLLCHWKQPPLSSLPFLDAARDLARESGDPTYTVFSILPMYYAHYNAGHHLEHLERCIQEHLEVVKAKPHALLMTRMQEMFVELMRGDHTEQLESCSLIYQQHMENAIVAMKNLPVEHRYHSLQTVLQYLSGDLEAALKHTEICHLYRQKNVSMGVQMNVEDTMMQALILLALHPTRIAEQRTADLEQVRENLQMLESWSHHAPMNYRHQALLVAAELARAQGQMHEARDRFEEALNSLQGSVNHKDTALTLERFSEFLRAQGNRSSADLYLKEAHQAYRRWGARVKALQLERLYPQLFVQDAALRPSSRMTSITTVSEQHQSSRLDVLAFTQASLVISSEIVLENLLNRMMVTVTQSAGAQRVVLLLKDQEQFFIEATHDARQEQPQVLMHEPIHDLPLSVIQYVLQTRETVVEGNARTSQRFQSELHFRTHETRSMLCTPILHQGEVKGVLYLENNLASHVFTERQVQVLQLLSSQMAISIEHARLYSHLEDLVQERTHDLEMAYQELQKSQEAIRHMAYHDALTGLPNRKLLSDRLEKAFARCRRHGGSVGMVYLDLDGFKGVNDTLGHDAGDQLLIEVASRLLQVVRETDTVARMGGDEFVVLLEPVISTEELQLVASRILQGFQPTVTIKGEVLHLRSSLGLSLRREEDTPEALMQRADNAMYVAKRQGKNRWVLDAGPGEA, encoded by the coding sequence ATGCAATCCCTTCTTTACGCTTCCAGAAACACAGTGATATACCGGGTCTGGGATGAGGCCCGGGACCAGCCTGTGGTGGTGAAGGTGCTGACCGGTCAGCAACGCACCTCCGGACTGGCCCTCTTGCAGCGAGAATTCGAAATGACCCGCCGAATGGAAAAAGCGGGGTTCCGCAAAGCCCTGGATTACGGGGAATACCAGGGGCAACCTGCCCTGTACCTGGAATATGTGCCAGGAGAAACCCTGCAGGACCACTTTGAGCACGAACACTCCCTGGAACACAAACTGGAACTTGCGGCAGGCCTTGCCCGCCAGCTTGGACTGGTGCACCAGCAGGGGATTGTCCACAAGGATGTGGGGTACCACAACGTGATTGTGGGTGAAGATGGAAGGGTTCACCTGATCGATTTCGGGCTGTCGAGTCCACTGGCCCGGGGCCGCACCCGCAACACCGAACTGGCCGTGATGGAAGGGTCTTTTCCTTTCATGTCTCCGGAGCAGACGGGTCGGGTGAACCGCAGCATCGACCAGCGTTCAGATCTGTATTCCCTTGGAGTGGTGCTGTACTGGATGTTCACTGGACGCCTGCCTTTTCAGGCAGACCATGCAGTGGAGTGGGTGCACCTGCACATGGCAGTGGCTCCAGTCCCACCAGATCAGTTGAACCCGGCGCTCCCTGGGTTTCTCTCTCAGGTGATCCTGAAACTCCTGAGCAAGAACCCCGAGGACCGTTACCAGAGTGCTTACGGTGTGGTTCAGGACCTGCAGCGTGCCCTGTCCCCTGAAACAAAAGATGCTCCTGTGGGTGCTTTTGACCGCATGGAGCAGCACCAGTTTCCCCAGAAGCTCTATGGCAGAGACCCTGACCTCAGGCATCTGGAGCAACTGCTGTCGGTGGTGCGGCACGGGGGTTCCCAGTGGGTGCAGGTTTCGGGTGACGCTGGGGTGGGCAAATCCGAACTGCTGCTTCAATTGCAGGGGCAGGTCATCAAGCAGCAGGGGCATTTCGTGGCTGGCAAGTACAGCCCCCTTCAACAGGTTCCAGCCAGTGGCCTGATTCAGGCGGTGCAGCAGTTGATCCGGCAACTGATGGCGGAAAGCGACATGGTGCGTTCCCGCTGGACCCTGAACCTGCAACAGGCCCTCGGTCCCCTGGTCGGGGTGATGCTGCCTGTGGTTCCCGAGCTGGAATGGCTGCTGGGGCCTCAACCTCCTGTGCCAGAACTGCCTTTTCAGGAGCACGAGAACCGCTTCATGGACGCCTTCGTCCGGCTCTTGCAGGGTTTTGCCATGCAGGACGCTCCACTGGTTCTGGTGCTTGATGACCTGCAGTGGGCCGATCCCCTCTCTGTGCGGGTGCTCAATCACCTGATCACCAGTGCAGACACCCACCATGTGCTGCTGCTGACTGCACATCAGGACACCGCAATCCAGAACAATCTGCCTGTGCACACCCTGTTGGGGTACGTGCAGGATCACCCCCTGATCACCGAGTTGGTGTTGCAGCCTCTGGACCTGCCTGATGTGCAGCATTTCCTGGCAGACACCCTGAACATGCCTGCGGAAGCCGTGGCTTCTCTTGCGCAGGTGGTCGCAGACAAGACCGCTGGAATGCCCTTCTTCATGCTGGAATTCATTGAGGCCCTGATCGAAAATGAAGTCCTGCATTTCGACCATGACCTGGGAACCTGGCAGTGGGACCTGGAAAAAGCAAATCAGCAGCACGCCACGGACAACACCCTGGACCGGCTTTCCCGCAGGGTCCAGGAATTCCCGGAAGCCACCCGACAGACCCTGTTCTGGCTTGCCGTGCTCGGACAGCCTGTGGAGATCGGGCATCTGGCAAAGCTCCGTCAGGAATCTGCAGACCACACCATGCAGGCCCTTTTTCCTGCCCTGGATGCAGGACTGCTGATCCTGACCGGGGAAGAGGTGCGCTTCACCCATGACCGCATCCTGCAGCAGGTGTACCAGCAGATTCCGTCAAATGAACAGGCTGCCTTGCACCTCCAGCTGGGACGCAGTTTTGAGGTTACCCCTGAGCAGACAGATGCTGAATTGTTTCAGCAGGTGCACCACCTGATTCTGGGCCTCCCACTGATCGAGGACCCCACAGAGCGCATTCAGGTGGCTGAACTCTGTTTGCAGGCGGCCCGCAAAGCCCGCACCTCCACGGCTTACCGCACGGCCATGGCTTTTCTGGATGCCGGACTTCTGGCCCTTGGTGATGTGGCCTGGACCCACAATGGCAAACTTGCATTTGACCTCACCCTTGAAGCCCTGCAGGCCCGGTTCCTGCTGCATGACCCTGAAGGGGCAGAAATCCATTTCCAGTCGCTGGTCCAGCATGTGAAAGACCCGGTGGATCTGGCAGAGGTGTACGCCTCGAAGATCGACCTCCTCACCTACCTGAACCGCTACCCCGAGTGTGTTCAACTGGGCATTCAGGCCCTGGGCCTGTTTGGGATTCAGGTGCCTGAAACCGGACTCCAGGAGGCCAGCATTGCTGCTCTGCGCCCACTGCTGGGAGAGGTGATGAAAAGGGGCTTGCCAGGCCTCCTCACCCAGAGTGAAATGCCAGATGATCCAGCCTTGCAGGTCCAGATGCGGCTCCTCACCACCCTGGTGACGGTGGGATACTTCAGCCATCCAGCATTCATGATGTTCGTGCTGGTGGAACAGCTGAAGCTCACCTTGCAGCATGGCAACAGCCAGCAGTCGGTGGTGGCGTATTACGGAACCGCCCTGATGCTGGTTTCGAGTGGGAACATCGACCTCGCCTGGGGCATGATGCAGGTGTCTCTGGCCCTCGCTGAACGCTATGGGCACCCGTTTTTCCTGAGCCGTGCAAAACAGGTTTTCGGGACCCTGTTGTGTCACTGGAAACAACCTCCCCTGAGCAGCCTTCCTTTTCTGGATGCAGCCAGGGATCTGGCTCGTGAGAGTGGAGATCCCACCTACACAGTGTTTTCCATTCTGCCGATGTATTATGCCCATTACAATGCAGGGCATCATCTGGAGCACCTGGAGCGCTGCATTCAGGAGCATCTGGAGGTGGTGAAGGCCAAACCCCACGCCCTCCTGATGACCCGCATGCAGGAGATGTTCGTGGAACTGATGCGCGGGGACCACACCGAACAGCTCGAATCCTGCAGCCTGATTTACCAGCAACACATGGAAAACGCCATCGTCGCCATGAAAAACCTTCCGGTCGAGCACCGGTACCACAGCCTGCAGACGGTGCTGCAGTACCTCAGTGGTGATCTGGAGGCGGCCCTGAAGCACACCGAAATCTGCCACCTGTACCGCCAGAAGAACGTTTCGATGGGTGTGCAGATGAACGTGGAGGACACCATGATGCAGGCCCTGATCCTGCTGGCCCTCCATCCCACACGCATTGCAGAACAGAGAACGGCTGACCTTGAACAGGTGCGAGAAAACCTGCAGATGCTGGAATCCTGGTCCCACCATGCCCCCATGAATTACCGCCATCAGGCCCTGCTGGTGGCCGCCGAACTCGCCCGGGCACAGGGCCAGATGCATGAAGCCAGAGACCGCTTTGAGGAGGCCCTCAACAGCCTGCAGGGCTCGGTCAACCACAAGGACACTGCCCTCACCCTGGAGCGTTTCTCCGAATTTCTGCGGGCACAGGGCAACCGTTCGAGTGCAGACCTCTACCTCAAAGAGGCCCATCAGGCCTACCGGAGATGGGGTGCCAGGGTCAAGGCCCTGCAACTGGAACGGCTTTATCCACAGCTGTTTGTGCAGGATGCAGCGCTGCGCCCATCCAGTCGCATGACCAGCATCACCACCGTCTCCGAACAGCACCAGTCCTCCCGGCTGGATGTGCTGGCCTTCACGCAGGCCTCCCTGGTGATTTCCAGCGAGATCGTGCTGGAGAACCTGCTGAACAGGATGATGGTCACGGTGACCCAGAGTGCAGGGGCACAGCGGGTGGTGCTGCTTTTGAAAGACCAGGAGCAGTTCTTCATCGAGGCGACCCACGATGCCCGGCAGGAGCAGCCACAGGTTCTCATGCATGAACCCATCCATGACCTGCCTCTGTCGGTCATTCAGTACGTGCTGCAGACCCGAGAAACAGTGGTGGAGGGCAATGCCCGCACCAGCCAGCGTTTCCAGTCCGAGCTCCACTTCAGGACCCATGAGACCCGCTCCATGCTGTGCACTCCCATCCTGCACCAGGGCGAGGTGAAAGGTGTGTTGTATCTGGAAAACAACCTCGCCAGCCATGTCTTCACAGAGCGTCAGGTGCAGGTGCTGCAACTGCTCTCTTCGCAGATGGCGATTTCCATTGAGCATGCCCGGCTGTACAGCCACCTCGAAGACCTCGTGCAGGAACGCACCCACGATCTGGAAATGGCCTACCAGGAACTGCAGAAATCCCAGGAGGCCATCAGGCACATGGCCTACCATGACGCCCTCACAGGCCTGCCGAATCGCAAACTGCTCTCTGACCGCCTTGAAAAAGCTTTTGCACGCTGCCGCAGGCATGGCGGCTCGGTGGGCATGGTCTACCTTGACCTGGACGGCTTCAAAGGGGTCAATGACACCCTGGGGCACGATGCTGGAGACCAGCTTCTCATCGAGGTGGCCAGCCGTTTGCTTCAGGTGGTGCGGGAAACCGACACGGTGGCCCGCATGGGCGGAGATGAATTTGTGGTGCTGCTCGAACCGGTGATTTCCACAGAGGAACTGCAACTGGTGGCCTCCCGCATCCTGCAGGGGTTCCAGCCCACCGTCACCATCAAAGGTGAGGTGCTGCACTTGCGCTCCAGTCTGGGCCTCAGCCTCAGGCGCGAAGAAGACACCCCCGAAGCCCTGATGCAACGGGCAGACAACGCCATGTACGTGGCAAAACGCCAGGGCAAAAACCGCTGGGTGCTGGATGCTGGGCCTGGAGAAGCCTGA
- a CDS encoding GAF domain-containing protein: MFNPEQLKVFINSMPGWVVVLDNEGECILYNQAFSDNMVRLPTVSQSGLEDSPFWLQHLQVTDENRETFDVWQVIQSALKKGQSSQHRVQVELLEGWQWARVAVTILPSTLKENVMCSVQFQFEPAPPAHLQVQNQQLEQELGLLKRLQVLLASNVSLEGIFTTVVNASFEIMDHAQVYVVFEEGNTLKLGPSRGGKPFSDLLHLKSSAAAHVIRTGNALHILNATQLPAGVELHGEEASVLGVPFGRSRLAHGALMVESQREPLTHRDLQVLQTVVNHLNIALDTLALHRKVSEDLRRLTALYGVSQAIHQNRSRQGLLEDIARMVQEALSVRWSLIFTLTPNGQDVAYAAGAAGSAPELSLKLDIHELRSGLSGWVMRERKPALSSKEGVDERESPSVRERRLSQQIGAVIVAPLLDPESPRVLGTLTVCNSIHDRDFTEDDVQLVMSVAHQVSVSLSQRELLDRVQRLGKA, translated from the coding sequence ATGTTCAACCCTGAACAGCTGAAAGTCTTCATCAACAGCATGCCCGGCTGGGTGGTGGTGCTGGACAATGAAGGAGAGTGCATCCTCTACAACCAGGCCTTCTCCGACAACATGGTCCGGCTGCCCACCGTCAGCCAGAGCGGCCTGGAAGACAGTCCTTTCTGGTTGCAACACCTGCAGGTCACCGACGAGAACCGTGAGACTTTTGACGTCTGGCAGGTGATCCAGAGTGCCCTGAAAAAAGGGCAGTCCAGTCAGCACCGGGTGCAGGTGGAATTGCTTGAAGGCTGGCAGTGGGCCAGGGTGGCCGTCACCATCCTCCCCTCCACCCTCAAGGAAAATGTGATGTGCAGCGTGCAGTTCCAGTTTGAACCTGCCCCACCGGCCCACCTGCAGGTGCAAAACCAGCAACTGGAACAGGAACTGGGTCTGCTGAAACGCCTGCAGGTGCTGCTTGCCAGCAATGTGAGCCTGGAAGGCATTTTCACCACGGTGGTGAACGCCTCCTTTGAGATCATGGACCATGCCCAGGTCTATGTGGTTTTTGAAGAGGGAAACACCCTGAAGCTGGGTCCCAGCAGGGGAGGAAAGCCCTTCAGTGACCTCCTGCACCTGAAAAGCAGTGCTGCTGCACATGTGATCCGCACTGGAAACGCACTGCACATCCTGAATGCCACACAGCTTCCAGCAGGGGTCGAACTGCATGGGGAAGAGGCCTCTGTGCTCGGGGTGCCCTTTGGACGGTCCAGACTGGCCCACGGTGCCCTGATGGTGGAGAGCCAGCGGGAACCCCTCACCCACCGGGACCTGCAGGTGCTCCAGACGGTGGTCAATCACCTCAACATTGCCCTGGACACCCTGGCCCTCCACCGCAAGGTCAGCGAGGACCTGCGCCGCCTGACCGCCCTGTACGGGGTCAGTCAGGCCATCCACCAGAACCGCTCCAGGCAGGGCCTTCTGGAAGACATCGCCCGCATGGTGCAAGAAGCTCTTTCGGTGCGCTGGAGCCTGATCTTCACCCTCACCCCCAACGGTCAGGATGTGGCTTACGCGGCAGGGGCAGCAGGCTCTGCTCCCGAGCTCTCCCTGAAACTGGACATCCATGAACTCCGCTCGGGACTCTCAGGCTGGGTGATGCGCGAACGCAAACCGGCCCTCTCCTCCAAAGAAGGCGTGGATGAAAGGGAAAGCCCTTCTGTGCGGGAGCGTCGCCTCAGCCAGCAGATTGGTGCAGTCATTGTGGCTCCACTGCTCGACCCGGAAAGCCCCAGGGTGCTGGGAACCCTCACTGTGTGCAACAGCATCCACGACAGAGACTTCACTGAAGACGATGTGCAACTGGTGATGTCGGTGGCCCATCAGGTCTCGGTTTCCCTGTCCCAGCGTGAACTCTTGGACCGGGTGCAGCGGCTGGGCAAAGCCTGA
- a CDS encoding AraC family transcriptional regulator, whose amino-acid sequence MDALLESFSAQVLMELFDSLPDTMFFVKDRAGKYVMVNQTLMHRSGKKHKKELLGHTASVIFPGPIGDNYTQQDLQVIRDGAPIRDRLEMYHLPHSRRQHPTEPQMGWCLTHKFPLRDKEGQVIGVAGISRALPRPDERSSLYARLAVLSDHLQKHHAEDLRIPTLALFTGMSEDQLERATRQVFGLTPKQMLMKIRLETASQLLGTTHLTITEVAHQCGYSDHSAFTRLFRNVVGLTPSQYRATLTH is encoded by the coding sequence GTGGATGCGTTGCTGGAAAGCTTTTCTGCTCAGGTGCTGATGGAGCTGTTTGATTCCCTCCCAGACACCATGTTCTTTGTCAAAGACCGTGCAGGAAAATACGTGATGGTCAACCAGACCCTGATGCACCGCAGCGGAAAAAAGCACAAAAAGGAGCTGCTGGGACACACGGCCTCGGTGATCTTCCCTGGACCCATCGGAGACAATTACACCCAGCAGGACCTCCAGGTGATCAGGGATGGTGCGCCCATCCGGGACAGGCTGGAAATGTACCACCTGCCGCATTCCAGACGCCAGCACCCCACAGAACCCCAGATGGGGTGGTGCCTCACCCACAAGTTTCCCCTCAGGGACAAAGAAGGGCAGGTGATCGGGGTGGCCGGGATTTCCAGGGCCCTGCCCAGGCCAGATGAGCGCAGCAGCCTTTACGCCCGGCTTGCCGTCCTGAGCGACCACCTGCAAAAACACCATGCCGAAGACCTGCGCATTCCAACCCTTGCCCTCTTCACCGGGATGTCCGAAGACCAGCTGGAGCGGGCCACCCGTCAGGTGTTCGGACTCACCCCCAAACAGATGCTGATGAAAATCCGCCTGGAAACCGCCTCCCAGCTGCTGGGCACCACCCACCTCACCATCACCGAAGTGGCCCACCAGTGCGGTTACTCCGACCACAGTGCCTTCACACGGCTGTTTCGCAATGTGGTTGGACTGACCCCGTCCCAGTACCGGGCGACCCTGACCCACTGA
- a CDS encoding NAD(P)/FAD-dependent oxidoreductase, producing the protein MTHFTGDVVVIGAGIIGAACSYRLAEAGFKVTVLEQDSSPATGSTARSAAGVRVQFQERVNIELSRISIEEYRCMKDADLREIGYLMLVPEERWEAHEKGIALQQSLGLPVQALSPLEAQQILPFETHDLVGCSYCPTDGAVDPHGITFHYLREARKHGATLHVDTRVTGIRHQQGIWTLSTSKGTFQAPVVVNATGAWAREVGEMCGLDVPITPARRMVFCTGPLEETHHFPMTFDLKSGVWLRSEGQRVIFGRANPSDSGFRTTLDWDWLEPTLEAAFDRFPWFEKLHLDRKASWYGHYEMTPDGQAILGRMPGVAGWFNACGFSGHGVMQAAATGRVIAQEVLGQELLVNIDPLRIDRFAHATPLREDIQV; encoded by the coding sequence ATGACCCACTTCACAGGAGATGTTGTTGTGATCGGAGCAGGCATCATCGGAGCCGCCTGCAGTTACCGCCTTGCCGAAGCAGGCTTTAAAGTCACCGTGCTGGAACAGGACAGTTCCCCTGCCACCGGGTCCACCGCCCGCAGTGCAGCAGGGGTGCGCGTGCAGTTTCAGGAGCGGGTGAACATCGAGCTCTCTCGAATCAGCATCGAAGAGTACCGCTGCATGAAAGACGCCGACCTGCGCGAGATCGGCTACCTGATGCTGGTGCCAGAAGAGCGCTGGGAAGCCCACGAAAAAGGAATTGCACTGCAGCAGTCTCTGGGACTTCCTGTGCAGGCCCTCAGTCCTCTGGAAGCACAACAGATTCTGCCCTTTGAAACACACGATCTTGTGGGCTGTTCTTATTGCCCCACAGACGGGGCCGTGGACCCCCACGGGATCACCTTTCATTACCTGAGGGAAGCCAGAAAACACGGGGCAACCCTGCATGTGGACACCCGGGTCACCGGGATCAGGCACCAGCAGGGCATCTGGACCCTCAGCACCTCAAAAGGCACGTTTCAGGCCCCGGTGGTGGTGAATGCCACCGGAGCGTGGGCCAGGGAGGTCGGTGAAATGTGCGGTCTGGACGTGCCGATCACCCCGGCAAGACGCATGGTGTTCTGCACCGGACCCCTGGAGGAAACGCACCATTTCCCGATGACCTTCGACCTGAAAAGTGGGGTCTGGCTGAGGTCAGAAGGCCAGCGGGTGATTTTTGGCAGGGCCAATCCCTCTGACAGCGGCTTTCGGACCACCCTTGACTGGGACTGGCTGGAACCCACCCTGGAAGCGGCTTTTGATCGTTTTCCATGGTTCGAGAAACTGCACCTGGACCGCAAGGCCAGCTGGTACGGTCACTATGAGATGACGCCGGACGGTCAGGCCATCCTGGGCCGCATGCCCGGAGTGGCAGGCTGGTTCAACGCCTGTGGTTTTTCCGGTCATGGGGTGATGCAGGCCGCAGCCACAGGTCGGGTGATTGCCCAGGAGGTGCTGGGGCAGGAGCTTCTGGTGAACATTGATCCCCTGCGCATTGACCGCTTTGCCCATGCAACACCCCTCAGGGAGGACATTCAGGTGTGA
- a CDS encoding nuclear transport factor 2 family protein produces MNATVLIEQYIAAWNETDSEKRLNLIQQTWSTDARYVDPLMQGNGIEGIDQMIAAVQQKYPGFRFTLLGAVDAHQNHARFRWGMGPDGQEVVVEGTDFAVLSPGGLLQSVTGFLDRVPAQAAG; encoded by the coding sequence ATGAATGCAACAGTCCTGATTGAACAGTACATCGCAGCCTGGAATGAAACCGACAGTGAAAAGCGCCTGAACCTGATCCAGCAGACCTGGAGCACAGACGCCCGCTATGTGGACCCCCTCATGCAGGGCAATGGCATCGAAGGGATCGACCAGATGATTGCCGCCGTGCAGCAGAAGTACCCTGGTTTCCGTTTCACCCTGCTTGGTGCCGTGGATGCCCACCAGAACCACGCCCGTTTCCGCTGGGGCATGGGACCTGACGGCCAGGAAGTGGTGGTCGAAGGCACAGACTTCGCTGTGCTCTCTCCCGGGGGTCTGCTGCAATCGGTGACCGGATTTCTGGATCGGGTGCCTGCACAGGCCGCAGGCTGA
- a CDS encoding helix-turn-helix domain-containing protein, with translation MTQPMASAQGVGTLLREWRQRRRLSQMDLALEADISTRHLSFVETGRSHPSREMVLHLATHLNVPLREQNLLLTAAGYAPVFPERSLQDPSLQAARQALDLILQGHEPYPALLVDRHWNLQAMNRAIPPLLEGLPEHLLQAPVNVLRLSLHPEGLAPGIENLAEWRAHLLERLKRQVDLTADPVLMDLLAELQAYPAPRGIRAQVTSDIAIPLRLRTSQGVLSFLSTTTVFGTPVEVTLSELALETFFPADAFTLQVLQGQTV, from the coding sequence ATGACGCAACCGATGGCAAGTGCCCAGGGGGTGGGAACCCTCCTGCGGGAATGGCGACAGAGACGCAGACTCAGCCAGATGGACCTGGCCCTTGAGGCAGACATTTCCACCCGGCACCTGAGTTTCGTGGAAACGGGACGCTCCCATCCGAGTCGGGAAATGGTCCTGCACCTCGCCACCCACCTGAACGTGCCCCTCAGGGAACAGAACCTGCTCCTGACGGCTGCGGGGTATGCCCCGGTGTTTCCAGAGCGTTCCCTGCAGGACCCTTCCCTTCAGGCGGCCCGTCAGGCGCTGGACCTCATTCTGCAGGGTCATGAGCCCTACCCTGCTTTGCTGGTGGATCGGCACTGGAACCTGCAGGCCATGAACCGGGCCATTCCTCCCCTGCTGGAAGGCCTCCCGGAGCACCTGCTGCAAGCTCCGGTGAATGTGCTGCGCCTGAGCCTGCACCCTGAAGGCCTCGCCCCAGGGATCGAAAACCTTGCTGAATGGCGGGCCCACCTGCTGGAGCGCCTGAAAAGGCAGGTGGACCTGACAGCAGATCCTGTGCTGATGGATCTGCTTGCAGAGCTTCAGGCTTATCCTGCCCCCAGAGGAATACGTGCACAGGTGACCTCTGACATTGCCATTCCTTTGCGCCTGCGCACCTCCCAGGGCGTGCTGTCCTTCCTGAGCACCACCACGGTTTTCGGAACGCCTGTCGAAGTGACCCTCTCAGAACTGGCCCTGGAAACCTTCTTTCCGGCAGATGCTTTTACTTTACAGGTGTTGCAGGGCCAGACTGTCTAG